Part of the bacterium genome is shown below.
GATTATCTGCTGCTGGTACTCGTCCAGGCGGGGCTGGACCTCGAGCTCCTTCTGCCGCGTCTCCTCCTCCAGGGTCTTCAACGCGTCCTGGAAGAGAATCCACTCGTCCTGGACGCGCTGCAGGTCCACGTAGGCGATGACGAGGGGTTTTAGTTCACCGTCGTCGCCGTCGTCCTGGGCCAAAACCGGGGATACGAAAAGGGCCAGCAAAAGGGTAAGCGGTAGAATCTTTTTCATCTATCCCTCACAGGGAGAAGTAACTATACCCAAGGATAGCATAATGGCGGCACTGTCGCCGTAAACGCCTCAAACGCCCGTCGGCGTCGCGCCCCGTCGCGCGTACGGTGGAACGAAGCCGTAGGTTCCCTTCCATTCGCCGGGTTCCAGCCTCTCCAGGCCGCGGGCGTCGTCACGCCGGTGCAGGATGGTGAGGGTGGGGTACGGCGGGAGGACGAGGTGGTACTCCGCCCAGAATTCCGGCCGCCGGAGGAGGTCCATCTCGTAGAAAAGGATCGGCTGGGTCCCGGACAAAAGCTCGCCCGGGGTGATGTTCAGCACGAACCACTCGGGCTTTTTGGCAAGGACGTAGTCGTTGTCGAACCGCTCGTGCCCCGGGAAGCCGAAGCCGGCGATGCTCACCCCCTCCCGGGCGATGTGGCGGTCCATCAGCCCCACCATGTCTATGGTGTACAGATCGGTGAAGTAGGGGATGATGCCGGTCGAGGTCAGGGCCACCCGGTCGTCGGTGTCGGCGTATTCGTTGAGCCACCGGGCCGTCGAGTACCGCTGCTGGACCCCGAAGCGCAGGGGGCTGAAGGCCATCGAGGGGTCGGCCTCGAGGTGCGTGAGGTATAAAAAACCTGCCAGGGCCAGAACGGCGGCGGGGATGCGGACCGCCCTCCCCCATTTCTTTTCGCGGAGCCGCTGGAAGAGGTTTAGGTAACCGGCGGCCCCCACGAGGACGAGGATGGGCAAGGTGTGGTGGAACAGGCGCAACGACATCCAGTCGCCGCCGATGGCCGCCAGGTATATCCAGTACAGAAGACACCCGGTGAGGAACGGCAGGACCTTGACCCCCCACCGCCTCCAGGGGAAGAAGACCGCGCCGACGAAGAGGAGCGCCTGGGCTTTCACGAAGGTCAACAGGTACTCCAGGCCCCGGCCGATGACCCGCAGGTTGATGCCCACCTTGGCGTAGAATGTGTTCGGCAGCCAATCGCCGTAGTACGAGAGCCGGAAGATGAGCTGGCCGGCGACCATGAGCACCCCGGGGACGAGGAGGAGGGCCGCCCGCAGCGGGCGCCTCCCCTTCTCCAACAGGACGACCACGAGGGCCGGGATGCCGAAGAGGAC
Proteins encoded:
- a CDS encoding glycosyltransferase family 39 protein, with amino-acid sequence MLLVIALAVWLGLSLWYSSRMNWLSADDAYITLRYAQHWAQGQGPVYNVGERVEGYTNFLWVLTLTPLIGLGIPGTLAVKLLAGLSGAGALCLVWLLGRRIAGKDSWLGPAAALALALNGTFIWWTLPGSMEVSTLALTLLAGFYLLLGREGADERARLRETLGAGMFLGLSVLTRPDAVLFGIPALVVVLLEKGRRPLRAALLLVPGVLMVAGQLIFRLSYYGDWLPNTFYAKVGINLRVIGRGLEYLLTFVKAQALLFVGAVFFPWRRWGVKVLPFLTGCLLYWIYLAAIGGDWMSLRLFHHTLPILVLVGAAGYLNLFQRLREKKWGRAVRIPAAVLALAGFLYLTHLEADPSMAFSPLRFGVQQRYSTARWLNEYADTDDRVALTSTGIIPYFTDLYTIDMVGLMDRHIAREGVSIAGFGFPGHERFDNDYVLAKKPEWFVLNITPGELLSGTQPILFYEMDLLRRPEFWAEYHLVLPPYPTLTILHRRDDARGLERLEPGEWKGTYGFVPPYARRGATPTGV